The nucleotide sequence CTCGGGTAAAGTCAAGAAATACTCTTGATAGTCTTGTCTTGAGAGTTGTTGATATATTTGACGCAAGTCTTTCCCTTCTGGATCGTTAGTCACGCCCAGAGTTAAGCGGCTAATTAATTCATCCCCATCAGCAGGAATATTTTCTACTGTATATCCTGCTTGTTTTAAGGCTTTAAGGACCTCTATACAACTGGCTGGTGTATCTAATCCTACCCCATTGGCAATTCTTCCATCTCGGTTGGGATAGTTGGCTAAAATGAGGGCTATTTTTCGCTCTTGTATCGGTGTCTGTTTTAAGCGTACCCAATTAGCCGCCATAAGCGCGACAAAATTGATTCTATCGAGTTGAGGTTGATAAACCACTACATCGGTTTCTAATATCTCATTCCAAGTTTTAACCCCTTTAAATGAAACCGCAGTGGTGATAATTCTTCCATCCACTTCCGGCAGCGCTACATTCATGGCTACATCTCGTGGCGTTAGTCCGGCAAAAGAATTCTCCCATTGTTCGAGTGTTCCCCCACTCAAAATAACTTGTAATACTGGTACGTCTAATTTTTCCCAAAAGGATAACCTCGTAGGCGTTAAATCTTTATTAAATTCTGCTTCTGCTGCGTCTAGTTGTGCTATAGCAAAACTGGTAGTATTGAGTAAAACTTGTATCGAGTCGGAGTCACTGGCTTGAAAAAGGGTGAGTAGGATTTCTTGAACGTCGGGTTCTCGGAGTGAAGAAACAAAGACGGGAACCGGTTCTAAATGCCGCTCTATTAACGCTTGACAGAGGGCATCGATAGGTAAAGTATTAGCGGCTAAATAATGGGCACGATAAAACAATAAACCCACTTTGGCATAAGTTGTTTTTGCTGTGGGTTTTTTCCAGTCATATATCCCCACTCGGGGAACCACTTGAGGAGGAGGAGGATTATAACTGGTATTTAAACCGACATCCGCGACAAACTTTAAAGCATTCAGCCAATTTTCTCTACCCCCTTCTGTCAGATAACGCCATAGCTGATAGACATCCGCCAAAGAAGCACTAGAATGACTCATTAAATTGGGATCAGGGCGCTCATCTCCTGGCAAAATAAAAACAGTCGTCTGCTTATTGTCCGCTATTTCTTCAATCACTTCTAAACCGTAAGACCAATAGGAACGCCCCCCCAATAGTCGTACAATAATAATATCAGCCGCTTCTAGAACCGCCTCAGCATAAGTATCAATACTCAACTGCTGTTGAAGCTGTAAAAGATTCACCACTCGTAAAGAGGGAAACTCGGCAGGAAGATTAGTTACCGCACCGGCTAGGGTTTGAATATCTGTATCAGCCGCAGTAAGAATTATAATTGAGGCCGGGGTTTGTTCAACAAAAATCACCCCTTCTGTAGATGAATTCCAACCTCCTGGTGTAGTTGCCCTCCGGTGCATGATTTCCCTTATCTTTAAAAAACATTAGATTTCCAGTCAACTGACATATCTAGAGCGATCCTAATAGATAGCAGAGTCTATGCTGCTGACTTATATATGAAGCACGATAATGGACAGTTCTCAAGTGTTCGTTTTCCGTCGAAAGGTGTCCCAACAGACGCTCTCAGCACTCTGTCGTCTTTTAGAACAGATATCTGCCCACATCGGACAGGAAGCTATTCTATTAACACAGGAGACACTATTTCCCGAACAGCAGAGAGGTAAAAATCCTTGGGGAACGGAATGTTTACAACTGCTCATTGCCCCACAAATGAGTATTCTTTTGCTAGGGAATTTTTCTGTGCCAGATTCATTGTATCAAATCAGTTTAACTTGGGATAGTCAAACAATTCAGGATTTGTTAACTCAACTGACTCCTTCAGTTACTTTACCCCAGGAGTTAGAACAGTATTTAACTCAATCCCAGTTAAGTCCGGTTGTAGGAGCTATTAAAGAGTTTAATCTCTTTTTCTCGAATCTGTTAGAAATTTTCTGGAGTGAGGGGAATGAAACCCCACAGATGAAGTGTATTCATGCTTCTGTCTGTCAACCCATAGAAGAAGCTTTGCGGCAACAAGTAGAACAAGAACGGTTGCTTAATCAAGTAATCACTCAAATTCGTCACAGTTTAGAACTCCCTGTCGTGTTAGAAACGGCAGTGACAGAAGTGAGAAATTTCCTGCAAGTTGATCGCTTATTAATCTATCAGTTTAGTTCACATCCTTCTGAAACTGAAACTAAACAGACTTTTCCCAACGGATGGGGAAAAATCACTTATGAAGCTAGGGCTTCTCAACTTGTCCCCTCTCTGTTAAATATGATTCCTGAAGATGATTGTTTTTCTTATCTTCCTCAGTATCAAGATAAATACCGTCGCGGCACAGTGGTAGCTGTTGAAAATGTAGAAACTCAATATTCCTCCTCTTTTTGCTTGACCGAATTTTTAAGACATAATCAAGTGCTTTCACTTTTGATAGCCCCGATTATTGTAGAAGATCAATTGTGGGGTTTGATTATTGCTCATCAATGTTTTAAAAAACGCCAATGGTTAGAAACCGAAAAAGAGTTTCTCGGACATATCGGCGAACATTTAGCAATTGCCATTCAACAAGCACTCTTATATAAGCAAGTCCAAGAGCAGAAGCAATTTTTTGAAAAACGGGTATTTGAATGTACTGAAGAACTGCGGAGTAGTATCGCGGTTGCTCAATCAGCCCATTTATCTAAAAGTGAATTTTTGTCCAATATTAGCCATGAATTACTCACTCCTTTAACTTGCGTCATCGGCTTAGCTGGAACTTTGCTTCATTGGTCAGGTGAACAGTCTTCGCTTTCGCCAGAAAAACAGCGCAAATACATTGAAAGTATCCAAAAAAATGGCAAAAAATTGATGGATTTAATCAATGATATTTTAGATTATTCTAGTATTACTTCAGGAGATTATCAGTTAAATATTCATGAATTTTCCCTTTATTCAGTGGTGAATTCTGTCCTGAGAGATTTTGCCTCAGAAGCTCAGAAAAAGTCCATTGATTTAATTTTAGATTTTCAAGTCCAAAAAGAAGAAAATGATTTTTATGCCGACCGAGAAAGAATTAAACAAATTCTCAGTCATTTAATCAGCAATGCCATTAAATTTACGCCAGATCAAGGTAAAGTTACTTTAAGAATATGGCGAGAAAAAAGTCAAGTATTCTTTCAAGTAGAAGATACAGGCATCGGAATTTCCCAAGAACAATTACCGTTATTGTTTGAAAAATTTCAACAGCTAGAAAAAGCTAGACAAAGGACTCATGGCGGCACGGGTTTAGGATTAGCTTTAACCAAACAATTAGTTGAACTTCATCGCGGAACAATTGAAGTTGAATCTACCCCAGAACAAGGCTCTTTATTTACCGTTCGTATTCCCAACAATATTAATTTAAAAAACAAAAAATTATTAACTAACGAAACGAATAATGTTAATAAATCGGCGCAAAATAAAACCATAATCTTGATCTCAAAAGATGAAGAAGCCGCTACCTTGATTTGTGAATTACTAACCGTTAAAAATTATCAAGTTATTTGGCTATTAGATAGTTATCCTAGTATTAGACAAATCGAAATTTTACAACCTTTAATAGTCATTATTGACCAAGAAATTATTCAGAGTCAGGAAATCGGAAAAGCCCTTAAACACTATCCTAAAACCAGTTTTGTTAAAGTGTTAGTTTTGAGAACTTCTTTGCAAAATATCAGTTGGAAATCTTTAGTTAAAAACGGCATTGATGATTATTTAATTAAACCGATTGAACCGACAATTTTACTCAGAAAAATTAGTTTTTTAGGGTCTTTAGCCATTCATAAAGATAAAGCTTAGTTATTAGTCATTAGTCAGAACGTCTTTTTCCCCTTTCCCCTTTCCCCTTTCCCCTTTCCCCTTTCCCGAGGTTATAGTCATGAAACTCGAAGCGATTAAATCCAGTTTAATTGTATCCTGTCAAGCTCCCTCAGACTCTCCCCTACATGATGAAAAAATTATAGCCGCAATGGCTGTGGCTTGCGTACAACGGGGAGCCGCCGGAGTCAGAATTGATACCCCTGCTCATGTTAGAGAAGTTCGGCACAACCTTTCAAAAGTTCCCATCATCGGGCTATGGAAACGACAATTTACTGGCTATGAAGTCTATATTACCCCTCGCTTTGAAGATGCTTTATCCATTGCACAAGCAGGAGCAGATATTATTGCTATTGATGCCACTACTAGAACCCGTCCTTATGGAGAAACCCTCAAGGAATTAGTAAAACGCATCAAAGGAGAATTAGGTCTATTAGTCATGGGAGATGTAGATAGTTTGGAAAATGCCGTAGTGGCGGCTGATGCCGGAGTCGATCTCGTCGGAACTACCCTTTATGGTTATACTCAAGAAACGAAACATTTATCACCCCCAGGCTTTTCTCTATTAAAAGAAATCGTAGAAAAACTCGATATTCCTGCCATTTGTGAAGGGGGAATTAATACCCCAGATCAAGCTAAAATGGCCTTAGAATTAGGGGCTTATGCAGTGGTGGTAGGAGCGGCTATTACCGGCATAGACCTTAAAGTACAGGCTTTTCAAACAGCCTTGGAAAAATTTGTTTCTTAAGATAGTGGTAGAGCGGCTTGTAATAAGCTTTGATAGCAAAGATAAATAAGCAAATAAAAAAAATTCCATGCTGGCAAGGATTATCGTGATAGGCGCTTCTGCTGGAGGCGTTGAAGCATTAAGGGAACTGGTGTCGCACTTACCATCAGACTTACCGGCGGCGGTTTTCGTTGTGCTTCATATTTCGCCTAACAATGGCAGCGTTCTACCAAGCATCCTCAGCCGCGCTGGGTCTTTAAAAGCGATTCATCCCCAACCCGGAGAAGTCATTGCACCGGGGCGCATTTATGTTGCGCCTCCCAATCATCATTTAATCGTCAAATCTGGCATTATTGAACTCAGTAATGGACCAAAAGAAAATAATCATCGTCCTGCTATCGATGTGCTGTTTCGTACCGCCGCACGCGCTTATGACTCTTTAGTCATCGGGGTGGTATTAAGTGGACTTCTCGACGATGGAACCGCAGGGTTATTAGCTATTAAGCAGCGAGGGGGAATTGCTATAGTTCAAGACCCTCATGAAGCCCTCTATTCAGCTATGCCGCGTAGTGCTATAGAGAATGTAGAGGTAGATTATATTCTACCTGTATCGGAAATTGCTGCCACCTTAAAACAACTGGTGAATGAACCCGTAGAAAGAAGACAAGAAACTCCCCTGTCTAGTGATCTCGAAATGGAATCTGATATGGCCGAATTAGAACCAGCCGCAATGCAAAATGACGAACGACCCGGAACGCCATCCGCTTTTGCTTGTCCTGATTGTGGTGGGGTTTTATGGGAATTAAATGACAGCAATTTGATCCGATTTCGCTGCCGCACAGGTCACGCTTTTTCGGTAGAGAGTTTATTGGCGCAGCAGTCGGAGGCGCTGGAGGAGGCTTTGTGGACAGCTTTGAGGGCTTTAGAAGAGACGGCAGCCCTTAGAGAACGGATGTTTCAACGGGCGAGTCAATCCGGTCATCGTGGCATAGCTGAGATCTATAAAGAACAGGCACACACAGCCAAGCAACAGGCACTCATCATCCGACAAGCGCTTTTGAATGGTCTTAACGGCAAAGATCAGTCAGCCGAAGCCTAATTGAGGGAAAAGGTTCAAAAAAAAGGCATGAACTCATTCAAGAAAATTGCTTAAGCTGAGTTCTTCGGTTTTATATTTACCTTTACCTTTTTCTTTTTCCTCTTCCCGCAATTAAAGAGAGGGTATTACTTTTGTCCTGCTTTAATACACTTTTCTACTAAAGCGCTGACAGCTTCTACATCTTGCCAACCCAAAATTTCCGTGACTTTCTTTTCTAAGTTTTTGTAAGTTTTGAAAAACTCGGCAATCTCATTTAAACGATGGGGAGCAATATCTTTTAAAGACTTTACCTCAGCATAACGAGGGTCTTTAACCGGCACACAGAGTAATTTTTCATCTCGATCTCCTCCATCGATCATTTCCAGCATTCCAATCGGTCTTGCGGCAATTACACAACCCGGAAAAGTTGGTTGATCCATAATCACCATTCCGTCTAAAGGATCGCCATCATCAGCGAGAGTATTGGGAATAAAACCATAATCAAAAGGATATTGCACCGAGGCATAAAGCACCCGATCTAAGGCAAAAGCATTTAAATCTTTATCAAACTCATATTTATTTTTACTCCCTGCGGGAATTTCAATCAACACGTTAAGGATACCCGGTTTAGGTTGAGCAGGAATAAGCGATAAATCCACAAACACTCTCCGAAAATAAAAAGTTTTAATTGACTTCTTGACTGATGAGAACTATCAGCCTACCTCAAGCAATTTTACACAGAATTGGGCGCGACTCGATCTTTTAAATTTAAATTAATCAAGACAGGACAAACGCTGCCTGTCTTTAGTGATGATGAACTTAGAATTCACGAGGAATAATTGCCGCCACTCCTGTAGTGGAAAATTCGCGAATCGCATTAAGCGCAACATTAAACAATTTTTGCGGCTGCAAATCATCTTGAACTAAAGCCCAGATCCTTTGTACTTCTTCAGTATGAACCCGGTCATCTTCGGTTACAGCTAGTAACAATTGATTTCGCAGATAACGCCCTTCGTCAGATAAAAGATAGGTTATTCCTAGTCTAGCAGTGGGTAATATATCAAAATTTCCATCACTACGGGCAATCTGAATCATATTTTCTAAGCGTTGCCACTGGAATTTTCCATTTTTAAATAAGACATCGAGTAACCTACGCCGCAGTTGGGGAGATTCACCGGTTAATAAGCGCCGCGCTACATAGGGATAACCCACTTGCACGATTTTGAAATTGGGGTCTAAACTGAGGGCTAATCCTTCTTGAGTAATCAAAGAGCGAATAATTAAGGCAAATTTGGCCGGCACTCGGAAAGGATATTCATACATCAACTCAGAAAAATCATCGGTGATGGTTTTGAAGTTGAAGTCTCCTACACTTTGCCCGATGGCATTGCCTAAAACTCTTTCTAGAGCGGGTATAATCGGTCTAATATCGGTATCTGCGGTTAAAAAGCCCAGTTTAACAAAATCTTCTGCTAAGGCTTGGTAATCTCGATTGATCAGTTGCACCACTGATGAGGCGATCGTTTCTTTCGTCTCTTCTTCTAACTGATCCATCATGCCAAAATCGATAAAGGCCATGCGACCATCGAGGGTGGCAAATAAGTTACCCGGATGAGGGTCAGCATGGAAAAAGCCATGTTCTAGCAGTTGTTTTAACCCGGAGGTTACGCCTATTTTAATAATCTCATTTGGGTCTATTCCTGCGGCTTTAATCTTATCTGTATCGGTCAGTTTGTAACCCTCAATCCATTCTAGGGTTAACACTCTATTACCACTGTAGCGCCAGTAAATTTTAGGCACTTTTACTTCTGGATCGTTGGCAAAGTTAGCCGCAAATTTTTCGGCGTTACGTCCTTCGTTGACATAATCGATTTCTTCAAATAACTTGATGCCAAATTCATCAATAATGAGGGTTAAATCATGCCCTAAATTTAACGGTAACCATCGCCCAAACCATTTCGCCGCACAGCGCAACAGATGAAGGTCTAAGGTTAGCACGGGTCGTAAATTGGGGCGTTGTACTTTAACCGCTACTTCTTCTCCACTGGGTAAAATGGCTCGATAGACTTGCCCTAAACTTGCTGCGGCTATTGGGTTAGGAGAAATTTCTCGATAAGTTTCGGCTACTGTTCTTCCTAAATCTTGTTTGATTATCGCGAAAGCTATGTCATTATCGAAGGGCGGTAATTGGTCTTGTAGCTTGATTAATTCCTCGAGAAAGTCCTTGCGGATTAAATCAGGTCTGGTAGAGAGTGCTTGACCAACTTTAATAAAGGTCGGCCCGAGACGAGTTAGGGTCGTTCGGATCTCGCTGGCCCGTTTATATTTGTTTCGTTCTACTTGCCCAGTCCACTGATCCCACTTTAAATGGAATAGAAATATTCCAAAGAACCAAATAATGCTGATTGTACGCCAAATAAATAACCAGGGGCGACTGCGGTAGTAGCGGGCGATCGCCTCGGGGTCATAACTTTTTAGTTCTTTGGGAGTGCGCCCTGGGTCTAAGAAAACTTTCTGATGCCGACTCACAAGCTGATCTTTTGCCTCTTTACTCAAAGGGTCTTTCTCTACTGTTAACTCTAGTATATAAAAATACAAATAACTTAACTTAATTATTTTTTCTATCGTTACTATAGATTTTTTTCTATTTATTAGTCTCTAATGACTTGATGGAGGTCGTTTGGCGCGATATTAGAATGAAGAATTTTGCCATCTCGAAACCAAATGATTCGTTGTGAGTGACTGGCGACATCGGCCTCATGAGTAACGATGACCACAGTAATACCATTAGCATTGAGTTCTGCAAAAATATCCATGACTTCGGCGGTGGTACGAGAGTCAAGGGCACCGGTAGGTTCATCAGCTAAAATAAGAATCGGTTGATTAACGATAGCGCGGGCGATGGCGACTCGTTGTTGTTGTCCGCCGGAGAGTTGGTTAGGTTTGTTATACATTCGGTTTTCTAACCCCACTCGGGTTAAAGCGGCTACAGCGCGATCACGTCTAACAGAAGGGGGAACACCAGCATAGACCATCGGTAGCATGACATTTTCTAAAGCATTCATCTGAGGTAAGAGATGAAACTGTTGAAAGACAAAGCCTATTTTTCGGTTACGAATGATGGCTAGAGTGGCATCGGGTAATCTAGAAACATCCAGGTTATCCAGATAATAGCGTCCTGATGTGGGGCGGTCTAAACAACCGATAATATTCATGGCGGTAGACTTTCCGGAACCGGAGGCTCCCATAATGGCACAGTATTCTCCTTGTACCACTGTCAAATTTACTCCACCCAGAGCATTAACGGCGGTTTCTCCTTTGCCATACACTTTAGAGATGTCTTCGAGACGGATAATGATGGGTTGATAGGCAATGGGGTTATCCTGGGACGGTAGATGATCGGATGTTGGGATATAAGGATTAATGGTCATAAGTACCTGGACAAAATTAAAGTTAACTGCGAGTTTGGGGAATGGGCAATGGGGAATGGGCAATGGAGAAGGGTTGTAGGCGTTTTACAATTCTTGACACAGTGGACTTTATTTATGTCCGACTACTTAGACAAGTGAGCTTGTTGCACCTCTTTATTGTATGCTCTGAATTGGCTTGTCTGGCCAATTAGGTTTGAGCGACCCAGGTACAAAGGTAATGAGACAACAATTAGCTATCATAGCTTTCACAGGCGTAATTTTTTTGGGAAACCCGGGAGTCATGCTTATGGCTGAGGCGCAACAGCCGCTTTTAGTGGTGTATCCTCCTCCCAATTATCAAACCAGTGCCAGCCAAATTTTTTTCATTGGGACTGCCGCACCCGAAGGACAAGTTTTTATTAATAATCAGCCGATTCAACGCAGTCAAGCCGGACATTTTGCCCCTAGTTTTCCTTTACAAGTGGGAGAAAATCTTTTTACGGTTCGCTACAAGAATCAAAAAATTAACCTGAAAGTTAAGCGAGTTTCTCAGGAAATTCAACCCCCCACAGGCGCGGGTTTTGCGGCTAATTCTCTAATGCCTTCAGAAGACCTGGTTAGGCTTCCAGATGAGTTAATTTGTTTTGAAGCCATTGCTACCCCGGGTGCAACGGTTTCGGTGAATTTAGGGCGGCAAACTATCCCGTTATTGCCTCAACCCCAAACCGTCAAACTGCCGGAAAATTCTGCTGTTTTAACTGCCACTAATCAGCCGCTTACTGTATCAACATTAGGAAAATATCAGGGATGTGCTAAAGTGTCAGAAACCGGCAATTTAGGCTATCCTCTCTTTAAAGTTAATCTCAATAATCAGACCATTAGTCAGCCAGGAAAAGGGCAAATTATCATTCTTGCTCCTAATCAATTTGAAGTGATAGAAGTTACCGCTAATTCAGGAGTCACTCGCACCGGACCGGGAACCAATTATTCCCGTTTAACCCCTTTACCGAAAGGAACTAGGGCAACTGTCACTGGTAAGCAAGGAGACTGGTTACGTTTAGATTATGGGGCATGGATTTTAAAAGCTGAAACACAAGTTTTATCAAATGCTGTTCCTCCCCAGTCGATGATTCGCAGTATTAATTCGCGGACTTTTTCAGGCGCTACAGAAATAGTTTTTCCCTTACAGACTCCTATTCCCATTTCAGTTAAACAAGAAGATGATAAATTTATTTTAACGCTTTATCATACAACGGCTCAAACCGATACAATTTTTATTGATAATGACCCGCTCATTAAACGGGTTGATTGGCAACAAGTGAGTCCGGATAAAATTGAATACACTTTTTTGTTAAAATCTCCTCAACAATGGGGCTATGATTTACGTTATGAAGGAACAAATTTAATTTTAACTTTACGACATCCCCCGAAATTATCTCGAGGGAGTTTAGAGGGAGTGACAATTCTGCTTGATGCCGGTCATGGAGGACAGGAAAGCGGCGCTACTGGCCCTACAGGATACCAGGAAAAAGAAGTTAATTTAAGGGTTACTAAACTCTTAGAACAGCAATTAAAGCAACGAGGAGCGAAGGTTTATCTAACTCGAGAAACTGATCAAGATGTCTCTCTAAATGAGCGAGTTGCCCAGATTAATCAACTTAAACCGACGCTATCTATTTCTATTCATTATAATGCTTTACCCGATGAAGGAGATGCTGTCAATACTGCGGGAGTTGGGGTATTTTGGTATCATCCCCAAGCTCATGATTTATCAGTTTTTCTGCATGACTATTTGGTCAATCAATTACATCGTCCTTCTTATGGGGTTTTTTGGAATAATTTGGCTTTGACTCGTCCTTCTGCTGCGCCCTCTATTTTATTAGAATTAGGCTTTTTAATTAATCCTAATGAGTTTGAATGGATTAGCAATGCTCAAGAACAAGAAAAATTAGCTAAAACTTTAGCTGAAGGGATTGCGGCGTGGTTACAACATTGACACTCCCCAGCCTAAAGGCGTGGGGATTCTTGGTTCACTTTTATATGCTTGCTCTGACAGGATTACTCCAACCAAAGTAGAGGTATCTTCTCCCCCATTAGCCGTAGCTAACGTTGAAAGAATTTCACTTTCAAAAGCTTTAGATCCGGTATGCCCTACCGTACTTAATCCCTTCTGTAGAATATTGCGCGCGGCGTTAATGTCTCTGTCTTCAACGTAATTGCAATGCGGACAAATATGGGTTCTAGTTGATAAAGACTTTTGCACTTTTTCTCCACAGTTAGAACAGTTTTGAGAGGTATTATGGGGAGGAACGGCAACTGTTACCTTTCCATACTTCATCCCAAAATATTCCAACCAACGCCTAAATAATGACCATCCTACATCTGATATCGAAAGGGCTAGATGCCGATTTTTAACCATGCCTTTCACATTTAAATCTTCATAGGCTATCAGGTCGTTAGACTGAATTAAACGGAGTGCCCTTTTCTTGACAAACTCTTCTCGTTGCCTACTTACCCTTAGATGTTTACGGGCATATCGGTTTCTAGCTTTGTGATAGTTTCGGGATTGTTTTTGTCTCTTGCGGAACTTTTTAGATTTCTTTCTATTAGCCCTATTAAGTTGACGTTCTGCCTTCCTATAAAACTGAGGAATAGGTTCAATATTTCCTCGGCTATCTGCATAGAAATACTTGAGTCCTACATCTACACCTACAGCTTTTTGAGAAGGGGTTAAGGGATTAACTGTATCTCTTGGATCTAATTGAAGAGAAAACTGCACATAATACCCATCGGCTCTCCTAATAATCCTCACTCGTTTTATTTGTTCAATTTGATAGTAGTTTAAGTCTCTAGTTCCTATCAGCTTTAACTTTCCGATGTTTTTTTTATCAGTAAAAGTAATATGTTTTCTGTTTTCTGATAGTTTCCAGCCTGAGACTTTATACTCTACCGAACGAGTATTTTTCTTGAACTTAGGATAGCTTTTCTTGCCCGGTATTTTCTTTTTGCAGTTATCAAAAAACTTGTTGATAGCTCTAAGGACTCTTTCAACTGCTGTCTGGCAAGCATGAGAGTTTAAATCATCAACAAATTTGTACTCTTTCCTCAGTCTTGTGTTGTATCTAAAGAGTTCGGCTTTACCCACACCTCTATTATCCATCCAATAGCGAAGCACTTTATTCCTGACAAACTGAGATGTCTTGATGGCTTCATCAATTGACTGGATTTGTTGAGTTCTTGGCTTAACCTTACACTCTAGGACAAACACGATTTGATACTAAGTAGAATGATGTCAATATTATAGCACAGGTTGTTTGAAAAGCCGCCGTTCTACGGCGGGGCTTGTACCCAGAATTTTCGGTCAACCAACTAAAAATCATGGATTAATCAAAATAGCTTTAGGTTGCTTGGCATCCAATAAAGAAGCACTTAGGAGAATAACAGGACTAGCTGTGGAATTTTCTCCAAAATGTACCATTCCTGCCGGTTCAACTAGGGAATCTCCTACATTGAGTTGGGTAGTTTGTCCGGCGCTCAGAATTTCTTGGGTTCCGTTGGCTCTTTTAAGGGTTGCTGACCCTTTAACAACCGTATAAGTGAGTATGCCAAACTCTACTCGTTCAATCTGCATCCCTGGATGAATATGAACGGGCAGTTTCGCGCCTTTAGCAATGGTGTAGCGTACTAACTCTAAAATTTGCCCCTCGGCATTACCTGGAAAGCCGCTAACCAAGACTTCACGAGTGACTGATTGGGTGTAAGCATTATTAGGGGATGTTTCCTGGCTTAAAGCCACTGCGCTACTAACACTTAAAAT is from Gloeothece verrucosa PCC 7822 and encodes:
- a CDS encoding N-acetylmuramoyl-L-alanine amidase; its protein translation is MLMAEAQQPLLVVYPPPNYQTSASQIFFIGTAAPEGQVFINNQPIQRSQAGHFAPSFPLQVGENLFTVRYKNQKINLKVKRVSQEIQPPTGAGFAANSLMPSEDLVRLPDELICFEAIATPGATVSVNLGRQTIPLLPQPQTVKLPENSAVLTATNQPLTVSTLGKYQGCAKVSETGNLGYPLFKVNLNNQTISQPGKGQIIILAPNQFEVIEVTANSGVTRTGPGTNYSRLTPLPKGTRATVTGKQGDWLRLDYGAWILKAETQVLSNAVPPQSMIRSINSRTFSGATEIVFPLQTPIPISVKQEDDKFILTLYHTTAQTDTIFIDNDPLIKRVDWQQVSPDKIEYTFLLKSPQQWGYDLRYEGTNLILTLRHPPKLSRGSLEGVTILLDAGHGGQESGATGPTGYQEKEVNLRVTKLLEQQLKQRGAKVYLTRETDQDVSLNERVAQINQLKPTLSISIHYNALPDEGDAVNTAGVGVFWYHPQAHDLSVFLHDYLVNQLHRPSYGVFWNNLALTRPSAAPSILLELGFLINPNEFEWISNAQEQEKLAKTLAEGIAAWLQH
- a CDS encoding RNA-guided endonuclease InsQ/TnpB family protein yields the protein MFVLECKVKPRTQQIQSIDEAIKTSQFVRNKVLRYWMDNRGVGKAELFRYNTRLRKEYKFVDDLNSHACQTAVERVLRAINKFFDNCKKKIPGKKSYPKFKKNTRSVEYKVSGWKLSENRKHITFTDKKNIGKLKLIGTRDLNYYQIEQIKRVRIIRRADGYYVQFSLQLDPRDTVNPLTPSQKAVGVDVGLKYFYADSRGNIEPIPQFYRKAERQLNRANRKKSKKFRKRQKQSRNYHKARNRYARKHLRVSRQREEFVKKRALRLIQSNDLIAYEDLNVKGMVKNRHLALSISDVGWSLFRRWLEYFGMKYGKVTVAVPPHNTSQNCSNCGEKVQKSLSTRTHICPHCNYVEDRDINAARNILQKGLSTVGHTGSKAFESEILSTLATANGGEDTSTLVGVILSEQAYKSEPRIPTPLGWGVSML
- a CDS encoding cupin domain-containing protein, encoding MKKVRFIVSVFILSVSSAVALSQETSPNNAYTQSVTREVLVSGFPGNAEGQILELVRYTIAKGAKLPVHIHPGMQIERVEFGILTYTVVKGSATLKRANGTQEILSAGQTTQLNVGDSLVEPAGMVHFGENSTASPVILLSASLLDAKQPKAILINP